Within Macaca nemestrina isolate mMacNem1 chromosome 12, mMacNem.hap1, whole genome shotgun sequence, the genomic segment tTGTTAACTTTGGGATTTTGCATTGTTTACAGTTTGGGGATtttatgaatagtgctgccataaacattctAGTACATGGTTTTGGTGTACGTACTATACCTTTCAGTGCATATCTAGTAAAGCCTGCTGAGCCACAGGATGTACTTACATTCCACTTTAGTAAAAACTGCCAAAACACTTCTCCAAAgtagttgtaccaatttacactcttAGCAGGAAATGAGAGTTCCGATTGCTCCACATGCCCATGGCTCTTGTTACTGCCAGGTTtgttgattttcatttcttttttttaaatagccattctagtgggcCTGTAGTATTAGCTCATTGTAGTTTAATTTGCATTATCCTGGTGACCAATGATGTGAAGCAATGTTTTTATGTGTGCTGACTGACCACTTGGATCTCCTCTTTCATGAAGTGCTTcatctttctccattttctttctgggatgtgtcatttcttatttttacaagttatttatatattctcaaTACTAGTTATTTTTGGGATATATGctctctcagtctgtggcttgccttttcacaCTCTTACTGGTGATTTTAATGAAGagaatatcttaattttatttatttatttactttatagagacagggtcttgtgctgttgcccaggctagagtgcactggtgtgatcatagctcagtgcagcctcaaattctggggctcaagcaatgctgcttcagcctcccaagttgctaggactacaggtgcatgccaccatgtgcagctaattcatgtatttgtttttgtagagacagaatcttgctatattgccccaggctgttctcagactcctaggctcaagccatcctcctgcctcggcctcctaaagtgctggtattacaggcatgagctacagcaTCTGGCCTGagaatatcttaattttaatgaCCTCTAATTTATCTATTGCCTTCTTTTGATTGGTGCTTTTGGTTTCCTGGTTGAAAAATATTTGTCTACCCCAAGATCATGAAGGGTTTTTTCATTGTTATACTCTAGAACCTTTTGTGTTTTACCTTTAGTGctattttgagttgatatttGCATTTGACACATGGTAGGAGTCAAAGTTCATTTTCCCATATTAATATCCAATTTATCAATGCCACTTATTAAAAGGAATagcccctcacacacacacaaatacacacacactacattgCAGTGAAACTTTTGTCATTTATCTGGTGATCATATTTAGTTGGGTCTGTTTCTAgactctattttgtttcattgagcTATCTTTGCCCCAATACCCCAGTTTTAATATTTTGGCTTTATCGTAAGTCTTATTATGTGGTAGTGTAGATATTCCAACTTCACTCTTAtttttcaaggttgttttgaCCATTCTTGCCCACtacatttacctttttttttttttttttttttttttgagacggagtcttgctctttcacccgggctggagtgcagcggcactatctcggctcactgcaacctcttcctcctgggttcaagccattctcccgcctcagcctccccagtagctgggattacaggcacacaccaccacacccagttaatttttgtatttttagtagagacggggtttcaccacgttggccaggctggtctcaaactcttgacctcatgatccatctgcttcagcctaccaaagtgctacaTTTACTTTCTAATTTTAGAATCTCCTTGTCAACATCTATTTTAAACAACCCTGCTGAGATTCATATTGGGATTACATGAAATTTCTAGATCTAGTTGAGGAAAATTAACATCATTGTAATATTCGGTGTTACAGTTCTTGAATATACTGTAATATATTTCCGCATTTGTTTAGGTATTACTTTTTGTTGATAATGTTTTAGAGTATTCTGTTggaattctttctctctttttaaagatttattcttAATGTATTTTTTGGCTCTCAATGCTGTTATACATGTTACTGTCTTTtacattccatttttaattttttttactatataaaagtaacatttatttttctctattgacCATGTGTCCACTGGCCTTGATAAATTTATTAATTCCAATAGCTTACCtgtacattcattttcttttcttttcttttttcttttggagacggaatctctctctgttgccaggctagagtgcggtggcgcgatctcagctcactgcaacctccatctcccaggttcaagcgattctcctgcctcagcctcccgagtagctgggactacaggcatgcgccaccacacccagctaatttttgtatttttagtagaaacggggtttcaccatgttggccagatggtcttgatccctggacctcgtgatccacccgccttggcttcccaaagtgctgagattacaggcatgaggcaccgcgcctggcctgaattttCTATGTATACAGCCATGTTGACAGCTAATAacagtttcatttcttcctttttaatttttttaatgtggtcaGTTATACAGTATTGATTTTAAACAACCTTGCATTCCTGCAATGACCAAAACTTGATTGTGATGTATTATCCATTATTTAACATGTTACATTTGGGTtacatttgctaatattttatttaatatctgaATTGATCTTCTTGAGAGACACTGAcctatcattttcatttttagtaatgTTCTTTCAGATTTTGGTATAAAGATGAGTTGGGaagtgttaactttttttttaattcctgcaAGAGGTTAGATAGAATTGGTGTTATTTCATTCTTAAATGTTTGGAAGAATGTACCAGTGAGGCTTTTTCTTTGTGgaatgtgttttaattttaaattccatatttttagtggttatatttttataactacttctattaaagatatattttttcttgtgtctcttttGGAAAccttttaagtaatttattttatttaaattgtcaaATTTACTAGCatcaaattattcaaaatatcttCCTATCTTTTTAATGCCTGTGAGATCTTTAGGTATAGATTTACCATTTCTGATATTGGTGAAACTAATCTTAAGTTTAGTCTGTGAAAACTAACAAATGATAGTTGACAGAATGAACAGcatctttaaaaatagtttcgcttaaaattcagaaatatttcttatttGACTTTTTCCCATTGGTTCttgataaaaattaagaatataatgTTAAAATAGCATCATGAGTCAATCAAATGAAATCTAGGTGTTTTTGCTTTCAAATTATATAAACCCATATTAGGTAAGGATATAATGAGTATAAGTCATTTAGAATaaatttttggaaattatttctGCCATTTGAGTTGCCATAACTCACCTGTCAAATTATTTCAGCCATATGGACTTCTGATAGGTGAAGGGCTCAGCAAAAGCCAAGGCATGTTGGCAGTAACATAGCTGGGTAAGAATGGCGATGAATTCACTCCAAACATATTAGGTGAAAGttatacacacgcatacacacacatcaaCAACTCTGTTCAAATCAAATCTTATGCAGAATGTGAGCTCAACTACAtaagggcagggatttttgtatgttttgctcATGGTTACATCCTTAGCACATATAAAAGCTCCTGACACAAAGCCGtcattcagtaaatatgtattaaatgaatGAGGAGTGCCTGAACTGCCTGGAGAAACACTGTGGGTACTGGGGAGCAGATTGAAATTCAAACTCCTGTTAAGAAAAATCTCTCAGAAAATCTCTCAGAAAATAGTGCAAAAATACAGAGATATAAAAAAGGAATACAACCTTTCCACACAACCTTTCCACACAACCTTTTAATtgcctctctctctatatataaaatatagatagatatgtctctacagagagagagagaaagaaagagagagagagagtgcgaTCTCCTGCTTTTGCTATGTGAGCTGCCTGttcctcctttgtcttccaccatgattgtaagtttctagaggcttcaccagaagccaagcagatgccagcatcgtgcttcctgtaaagcctgcagaactgtgagccaattaaatcttttttctttataaattaccccgttTCAAGTATATAGCAATGCAAGACTAGCCTAATATAATTGTGATAGTAATGTAAACATTAAATATTACTCTAGTCAAAATTTCAATTTATCTATAATAGTAGTATAAAGGAGCAGTAAGTATATGTGACACGGGGAGTATGAAAATCAACATGATatctaaaattgaaaaacataaaaagcagcAATATAAGGATTTGGTATTAAAAGTGTTTGGCTCTGGGGTACAATGGAGACAGAGGAGGTCTCCTGTATTGGGTTGCAAGCCTTGTAGAACGATTTAATACTATAAAACAATGCACATTCAACTTTCATAAAATTAACACCACAACGTAATCCATTTTTTAAGGACTGCAAAACCAAAACCAAGACAAAAGCAACCTTATGCTCCAAATAAAACCCTGAATTTTTCTACTTGCTCTTCAAATTAAAATTTGCTGAATTTGATTTCATCTGTAAAGTTAGTTATTAGTTTATTAGTTTTGTGAATACAAAAGAGCTTGGAAACTACAATTTgcttaataatagtaataatttacAACGTGAAAAATGGGATTCATCAGCATTTACTTATTCAATCATGTTTCGTGTGTGTAGCAGGGAGCGGGATGCGACAGGCACAAGGCTGCGTGAAACCAGCAACGGTGCCTTGTACTCACCTGCACACCGGTTCCACTTCTAACTTTTCTGTTCTGGGCAGTGATCTATTCTGTCGGCTTTGGGACCAGACTTCTGAGTCCACATTCCAACGGTGCCGCTTCCTCGCTATGAGGCCTCATGCAGTTTCCTTCGCTTTTTCTGAATCTCAGATTCTGTATCTGGGAATAGTGAAGACTCTCTTGCCGAGCTCGTGTGAGAAATTAACGAGAAATTAATGGAAAGTCCTTTGCTTAGGTCAATGATAATAATAACCCCAGCCTCATAACTTCAGCGCCTTCTTTGGCGCGCGAGATACCTAGGGCTTCGGAAGGCGGGCTAGGGGCGGGGAGAATCGGCAGTCACTATGGCAACCCGAGACGCCTCGCGTGCCGGGCGGCCTGCAACTGAGCTGAGAAGGAAACAGTGCCCGGGGCTCTCAGAAGACAGCTGCGGCATGACAGGCGAGGAGGCAGTGGTGGTGACCGCAGTGGTGGCGCCCGAGGCGAGTCGCGAAGAGGAGCAGCCTCCGCCGCCGGCAGGGCTGGGGTGCGAGGCGCCAGAGGAGCCCGGCCGCGGCCGCGTAGAGCACCGCCAGCAGTGTGAGTTCAGCTCCCGCCGCGGACGCTACCGGGAGGAGGGGCGTGGAGAACGAGTGACGGGGCAGCTGGGGGAAACCGCAGTGGAACTGGCTGAGAAGGTTTGGGGCAGGGGAGGTGGAGCTGCTGCTTTTGACAGAGCCAGAGATGATGGCACTGTGGCAGAAAGCATCGGTTCATCTTTCCAAGCCCTCCTTCCCGATAGCCTGCCTGAACCCAGAGTCTGGACATCAGCTCCGATTTAATCGGTAGTTGCATTATTCTGAAAggaattaaacacacacacacacacacacacacacacacacacacacacacacacatttatatgtataCCATTTTATACAcgcatttatatatgtatatgtatgtgtatgtatgcatgcgtATACACCCTTAGAAACACGCAGCTCATTGTGCCagttatttcattttacagatgaggaaattgagatctAGACCAGAGGAAAGAAAGTGACTTGCCACAGTCAGTCAGTGCAGGTGAAATACTTAAATCACTTTTAACTTCCATCTCTTGGACTCTCAGTCTACAACTACCCAATCCTTTTAGAATCTCATAATTATGGGTCACATTTTAACGCACTGTTCTTTGCTCTCTGCCCTGCCAAACACACAATATTCAAATAGGTAAAGACAGTTCTGGCCCACAGCCACAGTGCAAGTGGCTGTAATTTGGGTCCTAGCCAGGTTGTTACTCACCCATACTGTTTCATGAATTAACAGATATTTCACTGCCTCTTGCACCCCAGGTCTTGAGTAGGTGCTAAGGAATGATGGTGAGAATAATAGACCAGAGGAACAGAGGAGTTTCCAGCCCTTCTGCAGCGCCTCCTTGATTGCCTTTCTGGAGAGCAGACTGGGGTTCTCCACGGTTCCTCTGCGCTGGCGGGCCCCAGGAGAGAGGGTTGGGCCGAAGCACCTCCTTTGGTGGACCACACACCCTCCTCCCCAGAGACCTCATCAAGGAGTTACAGAACCACTGCCTCCTGGTGAAAGGGGCCTCTTCCCTGGGCATCAGCTCCAGTATGACTATGAAACGTCATTCCTTGTGTTATTATCAGCAGCATGCAGAGGCCTTGCTtagatatatttaataaattcagtATATTTGGGTAATGGAGATTACCCACATAAATTCAGTATATTTAGGTAATGGAAATTCTTTACTCCTACTtaaaattattatgattattatgatttttagacagctctgttaccaggctggagtgcagtggcatgatctgggctcactgcaactccacctcctgggttcaagcaattctcatgcatcagcctcctgagtagctgagatgacaggcacacaccaccatgcctggataattttttcgcacttttagtagagacagggtatcgctacgttggccaggctggtcttcaactcctggcctcgagtgatccgctcgcctcagcctcccaaattgctgggattacaggcatgagccaccgcgcccggcctcctacTTCAAATTCTATCAGGAAACTTCCCCATTAAAGATGCTAGTATCTAAGTTTCTTTCGTCCTGTGGCTCTAGGAGTAAAAGGTGGGATTAACATTCACTCATCAATTTAACATATATTGAGTctttactacatgccaggcattggACAAGTTTCAGGGAAAGGACTAATGACTTAAGGCAGATGTCCAAACTTTCACAAGCTCACAAAGTTGGAGTGGGAAAATGAAAgagttcctgcctcagcctccctcagaaCCTCCTTTTAGGGGCTCAGCCTAAGTAGAGACAGGCTGTTCGCACAAGCACAAAGTACTCAGTCAATTTTCAAATGTCTCTAATTATTGGAAAAGTCTTCAGTCTCTCTACAGCTTCTACTCCCTAATCACAGGCCTGCTCTCAAACACGAAGTGTGGTTGTTTCCCATGTAAACATCCTTGAATTATATAAAGGCGGCTATTCGAGCACCAACCAAATCTTTCATAGACTTAATgtcacctttattttatttaatttttgctttttttttttttttttttttggagatggagcctcactctgtcacccaggctggagtgcagtggcacaatcttggctcactgcaacttccccctcccgggttattgttgtatttttaatagagatggggtttcaccatgttggccaggctggtcttggactcctgacctcaagtgatccacccacctcagcctcccaaaattcagggattacaagcgtgagtcaccgtgcctggccaatgtcACCTTTAAGATCACTTGTAGTGCTCTAACCTGGCTGGCTGGCCACTTCTTCCAACAATCTCCAATGTATCAAATCACTGAAACCTGTATTCTAGGTATGAACTGATTAGTAGAGTGCAGTGGATCTATAACTATGGGTTGTAATAAactataaacaatttttaataacCCTAGGAGCTTGGGAGACTCAGGTAAGTGTGGCTTCTCATTTTCATGATTTTAGTTTTATGACTTAAGGAAGCTACTTTCTCAactataaaacaggaataattaTACTTGCCAATAGGTCATTGTGAGAAAGGGAAATAGTAATATATGTAAGATGCAATTGTTATTAGCTctcagcaaaaaaacaaacaacaacaacaaagaatccCAAAAACCTGGAATAATATTGTTTCAAAAGAAATTCTGGAATAACATTGTTCTTAGTTATCCTTCTCAGTGATCACAGCTCCTCATGTCTATATAAACAAGACATCTATCGACCAATCCACTCAAAATGCTGGTAAAGATCAACATCAAACTGCTATGTTAGAGTTTgtagaattttctttctctctttcccttccttccttttttctttttttaattttctttcccttccttttctttccctttctccttttctttcctttttcctttcctctttcctttctcctttcctttctcctttcctttcccctttcctttcctttcttttctcctttctcctttctttccctttttcctttcctctcctctcccttccttcctagcCAAGTTTGTGAAAACTTTTTCTGCCTGAAagttctctctcctctcccctccctttctctcccctcctttcctttcttctcctgagCAGGAGATATTTGTTCGTACTAGCTCCTTAGTACTCTTCCAATTACCACAATTCTTCAAATCACCTTTAGTGATTTCTTCTGTACATTTTCCTAGCAGCAGGACTGAAATTTATCAGGAGACCTGAACTGACAGCAGGtgatcttttcctttctgttgttCTGTTATAGGCTTAGTTTTCTTCCTAGCCAAGTTTGTGAACCCTTTTTCTGCTTGAAGATCATGATTTAACAGATTAAACCAAAGTTAGGCTTCAGTAATGCTGTTCCCATATTTTATTCATATGATTTCCAACTTTGGGGAAACAAGAATGAGACCCTGAAAGTATATAATTCTAACTTTTTCATGTCTGAGGGTGTGTCTGGATCTTCATGACTGGGAATGACCTGGGATCACTGCCGGAAGCAGCAGGTCTCTTGCCCCATTTGTGCCAGTCTGCATCCCCGTCAAATTGACTCACTTGTGTTGTTTATTGATTCGTCTGGAAAAGATGAGATACCTGCCcatatatatgggagtttaaAATCAAATCATAAACAACTAAAGTACTCAGTTGTTTAGGTTTTCAATGGTTACTTGAATTGAGCTTTTGGGTACTGAGATTAGAACTACCGGTTCACTGACATTCACAGTTACTGTATAACTGCATTGACAGACATGCACACAGAATAGTCTTTAGTCAGAGCTCTAATTTCACAGTGCTTAGTTCTAACTGGACACACATTTGTTGAGCATTTGTTATTACATCAAGCTCTATTCTAAGACTCTGATGAACTGAAGAGGCAACATCCCTGCCCTTATGGGGTTTGTGATGTGGTAAAGAAGATAGATATTAAATGAATAGCTAcacaaataattgtatataaaGAAATGAAGCTGTATCCAAAATgcaataagtaaaatgaaaaataaagtagggTGCCATGATAAAAAGTCCTTTCCAGATTGTGGCGTAAGGGAAAGTTTCCCTAAAGAACTAATGTTTAAGGCAAGACCTAAAATTTGAGTAGAAGTTATATAGGCAAAACCAGGAGAAAGGCAGCTCAGGTAGCaaaaacagcatgtgcaaaggtagGAATGAACGGAAGGGCCATGTGGCTGGAGctcagagagcaagagagagaggctGACAGGAGAGACTGCGGATATGGGTAGGCCCAATAGCACAGAgctcttctgtttctctggagttCTGACATCTGGACTGAGCAGAAGAAATGTAGCTACGGTGTTTAGAACAAACAATTCAGTCCTTGACTGTAGTAGTCATGTCCTATAGGTCCAGATTTAGAGGCCAGGGAAAAGTCCTATGTCCATAAGTGGTTCACTACTACAATTCAGTTTCACTCTTTTAAAATGACGATTTAAAAATGCTGAGATTTTGTTCTCTCTTCTGTACCTGGATTGTAAGCTCCATACACACATCTGTCTTATTCATTGTTCTGTCTTCAGCCCCTAGCCAAATGCTTGTCACACTTTATGTATTTCTTCCTAACACCTAAAAGAGGTACCTGAAACTTACCCTACAAGTTCAGGAATTACATGAAAATGTGAAGTCCCAAAAGAACCTAAAGTTCCCATGGAAGAGATCTTTCCAAGAGAGAGCCTTCAGGGCAAATTGTCTGATATTTGTATGAAATAacatgtcttctttttaaaaaattgttatcaTATAGATATAATGGCTAGAAGATTGGGCAGAATTTATACTAAGTAATTGATTTTGTTAATGCCTTTATAGGGAAGAAATTTTTATATTGTGAACCACATAAGAGAATTAAGGAAGTACTGGAAGAAGAACTTTATATTAAGAGAGATGAATGCCACATTAAAAATCCAGCTGCAGGTAATCTCAGTGACGAAgtatatttgtgaaatgaatatgAAATTGCCTATTTGATGACAgagtattttattataaaaccaTACTATTGAAGTAAAAATAGGTTTTTGGAAAGTTCTTGAACTAGTTTATAATGAATTTGCTTATGTCCAAATAAACCTTCATatctagaagaaaaaataggctgggcatggtggctcccgcctgtaatcgcagcactttgggaggccgaggtgggtggatcacaggtcaggagatcgagactgtcctggctaaaacagtgaaaccccatctctactaacaatacaaaaaattagccaggcgtggtggtgggcgcctgtagtcccagctactcgggaggctgacacaggagaatggcgtgaacctggaggcggagcttgcagtaagcggagatcctgctactgcactccagcctgggtgacagagtgagactccatatcaaacaaacaaacaaaaaagaagaagtagaTATCAATATGTACTTTGCTGTCCCACTTTCTTGGTGGAGTTATTTCTATTTAATGACATGTACAATGTTTTCCAAGTGCCTGAAAAAcacaataatatatttaatctttatCAATATACGTATGACAAGTAACAGTGGTTTCCAAACTTTAGATttgcatcagaattacctgggagCTCGTTAAAAGCAGATTGCTGGGCGCCACCCCTGGCATATCTGGCTCAGTAGGTCTGCAGTGAGGCCCAAGAATTTGGATTTCTACAACATTACCGGATGATGTTAATGCTGCTGGTCCAGTACCCGACTTTGCAAATCACTGACTTAGCAGAACCTAAGTCATTTACATGGTCAAATCATCCAAGGATTTCATCCCACAGAGGATCTGAGCGTTGATAGCTCTTATTGATCGTTCATGTGTGCAAGAGATGCTCGAGGAGCCCCAGAATCCCAGATGTTAGTTTGAAACTGCTGACACCCTTCATTTTCATGGTTCCTTCTCAAAAATTACTAGATGTATATTTCATGCTCTCCCAATCATCAGATTTTTATTGTGACACTCTTAGGTATCAGCAGCTGCtagaagaaataacaaaactATTGTATTGCATAGACTCCTTCATTAAGAGACCTTGACATTTTTTATGGAGAATTGTTGGTCAACCTGCGAGTGAGGTCCCAATTCACTAAGGATTCCTAAGAGATAGGCTGCAGGACCAGAAGTCCATCATTTCAGATTACATGATGTATGTTGTGCccactgtactttttttttggaacggagtctcactctgtcacccaggctggagtacagtggcacgatctctgctcactgcaacctctgcctcctggattcaagcgattcttctgcctcattctcctgagtagctgggattacaggcacacagcaccacgcccagctaatttttgtagttttagtagagatggggtttcaccatgttggtcaggttggtctggaactcctgacctagtgatccgcccgccttggcctcccaatgtgctgggattacaggtgtgagccaccgtgtccgacCCCACTTTACATTTCTAAAGCAGACATAGAAACTCCTTTGGGTCTTCTCGTATGACCCATTCTTATAAAAGGAGAGACCAATAAAATGGTGCAATTTGCTCCCACAATATCTTCAAGGAaagttttaaagtctattttgaaTTAAACGAATGGATGCGGAATGACCTACTAGATTTCAGCTGGGAAGCCCTGCCTACATGTACTATTTTCCTggtgtttaacatttttttctaagtctATACTGTTATATTTTGGATTTatcttcattgttttaaaaatctataaaagctAGTTTATACACTAGCTGTGTGTTGTATTATTCTTATTGGATACATTAGATTGTAAGACAGTCTGAGTGAATAGGATGTATCATTTGgtttataaaaattcattttcctaAGCAATCTTTTCAAAtatcctttatataaaatgaagactgtctggctgctttttaaaataacatccaCTAGAGGTGGCACAGAGGTACTATTTTAGCCTAGAAAAATCTTTCAATGCTGAGAATAGATTCTATAAATTTGGGTTTTTAAATGATATACTTGTGGGAAATcctgctctttttaaaatatatatcatggCTAGAAGCCACATACCATTGGCCAGAACAGGGAATTAGCATCTAGCGAGGGTGCCACACTCTTCCAGCCCAGCCTCAGAGCCTAGAGGCCAGTCATTGAACCTTTGCTTCTAGTTCAGTTTGCAGTGACCCCTCCTTTATATATCTGATGACAGCCATGGCTTCTTTTCCTGGAAGACACATCTTGTTACATACATGCAGAATTTTGCATAAGACTTTTAGAGAATTGTGTGGTTCCTATagctactattttaaaatataagtacaTGTTAACcattttctccatccctttacttctCCTTTGCTACTTCACCTATTCTAATTAAGCGTTTGCTCCCATGGGTCCAGGGAAACTGTTCTTTCCCAGGATTGCAAATAGCCTTCCTTTTGAAGGTCAAATCCAATGATCCCTCCAACATACTCAACCTCTCTGTAACGTCTGATGTAgttgttttctccttccctctaAAAACACTTTCTTAGCTTGGCCTGTAGGTCACAATGCTCCAATTTCCTGGTTTTGCTCCTACCTCTTTAGctattctttctccatcttctttGCTGGCTCTCCCTCCTCCTAGCCTATATAATTTAGAGGGCTCAGTCACAGGCTCTTTTCTCTACCTACCCTCACACCTTGGGAGATCTAGCCCTATTGGACTAATGACTCCAGCAGTTTTTATTTCTACCCCATACTTTTCCCTTTAAATCCCAAAACCTACTTGATTCTCCACTTGGATGTCGAATAGGCCTCTCAACCTTAAGATGTCCAGAACAGAACTCTTATTCTCTACCCCCAGGCTTTTAAAAACCCATAGGTCTTTCCCATATCATGAGATGGTACCACCAAACACCTAGAAGTCAGTTCCTCAAACTCCATATCCAGTCTATCAGCCAATTCTGTTGAATTCAGTATATATCCTAAATCCCCCACCAGCACGGTTGCCAAGCCCCTGTCACCTTTTGCA encodes:
- the C12H11orf97 gene encoding uncharacterized protein C11orf97 homolog, with protein sequence MTGEEAVVVTAVVAPEASREEEQPPPPAGLGCEAPEEPGRGRVEHRQQWKKFLYCEPHKRIKEVLEEELYIKRDECHIKNPAAVALEGIWSIKRNLPVEGLKPGLPSRNSLLPQAKYYSRHGGLRR